In Primulina huaijiensis isolate GDHJ02 chromosome 6, ASM1229523v2, whole genome shotgun sequence, a single window of DNA contains:
- the LOC140979408 gene encoding protein DMP4-like: MESDVENESSHDCYEQELPLLVEKAPPEIDRNLIQQAISQTFESTAHLANLLPTGTVLVFQLLSPIFTNQGHCDPVSRILTAVLVSLCGLSCFFLCLTDSIEDQKGNVCYGLATFRGFWIIDGSLHLQPEVAAKYRLKFIDFAHAWMSILVFGAITLFDQNVVGCFYPNPSDEIQEIVTALPVGIGAICSMLFVVFPTRRHGIGFPVAPGLMML, encoded by the coding sequence ATGGAGAGTGACGTGGAAAACGAATCATCCCACGATTGTTACGAACAAGAACTCCCTTTACTCGTTGAGAAAGCACCACCCGAAATCGATCGAAACCTCATCCAACAAGCCATTAGCCAAACGTTTGAAAGCACGGCTCACTTGGCCAACCTTTTACCAACAGGAACTGTCCTAGTTTTCCAGCTTCTTTCTCCAATATTCACTAACCAAGGTCACTGTGATCCAGTTAGCCGTATCTTGACCGCGGTTTTAGTTTCCCTTTGCGGGTTGTCTTGTTTCTTCTTGTGTTTAACGGATAGCATCGAGGATCAAAAGGGTAACGTGTGCTACGGATTGGCCACGTTTCGCGGTTTCTGGATCATCGACGGATCATTGCATCTACAACCTGAGGTTGCGGCAAAGTATAGGCTCAAGTTTATCGATTTTGCGCATGCGTGGATGTCGATACTGGTATTTGGGGCAATCACTTTGTTCGATCAGAATGTAGTGGGGTGCTTTTACCCGAATCCTTCGGATGAAATACAAGAGATAGTTACCGCACTTCCTGTGGGGATTGGGGCCATCTGCAGCATGTTATTCGTTGTTTTCCCGACGAGACGACATGGAATCGGTTTCCCTGTCGCGCCCGGTTTAATGATGTTGTAA